A genomic region of Psychrobacter sp. M13 contains the following coding sequences:
- a CDS encoding LPS assembly lipoprotein LptE yields MTSYPKHQRSPVVNKLATAIVASLPLLTVLGSAGLLTGCGFHLRGYDAPMQFDVAKTAILIEDNRISFPLKLPLTRRLQALGVDVVDGISMIESAANSSVNNTTAEPIATINISNVRFRNYELVGVLTEIRLVLSADVTYTTVQNGQPVTLTNPIQVERSYQYNEASVNTDDQQGDQVRDWLYDSLARRITDQYVAIGLPKVNPNSTSSPLLEN; encoded by the coding sequence ATGACATCTTACCCAAAGCATCAACGCTCACCAGTGGTCAATAAGTTAGCTACGGCAATAGTTGCAAGTTTGCCATTGCTCACCGTGTTAGGCTCAGCTGGTTTGCTCACAGGTTGCGGCTTCCATCTACGCGGATATGATGCTCCGATGCAGTTTGATGTGGCTAAGACTGCTATTCTTATTGAGGACAATCGTATCTCATTCCCGCTCAAATTGCCTTTGACTCGGCGCTTGCAAGCTCTAGGCGTCGATGTAGTTGACGGTATTAGCATGATTGAAAGCGCGGCCAACAGCAGTGTTAATAATACTACCGCTGAGCCGATTGCTACTATTAATATTAGCAACGTGCGTTTTAGAAATTATGAGCTGGTTGGGGTATTGACAGAGATTCGTCTGGTGTTGTCCGCTGATGTGACCTATACAACGGTGCAAAATGGTCAGCCTGTCACTTTGACCAATCCTATTCAAGTTGAGCGTAGCTATCAGTATAACGAAGCCTCAGTGAACACTGATGATCAACAAGGTGATCAGGTTCGTGATTGGCTATACGACAGCTTAGCCCGTCGTATTACTGATCAATATGTCGCGATAGGCTTGCCAAAAGTTAACCCTAATAGTACCTCATCGCCTTTATTAGAAAATTAA